The Pseudomonas azotoformans genome has a segment encoding these proteins:
- a CDS encoding NAD(P)/FAD-dependent oxidoreductase encodes MSDADIVVVGAGIIGVACALQLARQGQQVRVVDPQEPGMGASYGNAGHLATEQVFPIADLSILKRLPGMLLDPMGPLRLDWKYLPRALPWFVRLLLNLRPASYQRTVAGIRTLNEGSLGAWQRLLHSIGQPELLREDGSLLVFERAESREALNALQQRMQQQQVPVTFWSGDAIRQAAPQLSDNIQGGLFFPGTGHFIDPYHVVCELVRAAKASGVQFLKRHVLDGRVDAQGVSLTTDQGPLSARQVLIACGAHSAKLTAALTGKKVPLDTERGYHLMLPHEHHRLPFAVTSLERKFIMTPMTDGLRLAGTVEFAGLDRPANMQRAWQLHRLSQGLFREDLSAEGATSWMGFRPSLPDSLPVIDRVCDGKVLLAFGHQHLGLTQAAVTAEWVGELALPTNKPTPIQYRLSRF; translated from the coding sequence ATGTCCGATGCGGATATCGTCGTGGTCGGCGCCGGCATTATCGGCGTCGCCTGCGCGCTGCAACTGGCGCGTCAGGGCCAGCAAGTGCGGGTAGTCGACCCGCAGGAACCCGGCATGGGCGCGTCCTATGGCAACGCCGGGCACTTGGCGACCGAACAGGTGTTCCCCATTGCCGACCTGTCGATCCTCAAGCGCTTGCCCGGCATGCTGCTGGACCCCATGGGCCCGCTGCGCCTGGATTGGAAATACCTGCCGCGCGCCCTGCCCTGGTTCGTGCGCTTGTTGCTGAACCTGCGCCCAGCGAGTTACCAGCGCACGGTCGCGGGTATCCGTACGCTCAATGAAGGTAGCCTGGGTGCGTGGCAGCGCCTGCTGCACAGCATCGGGCAGCCGGAGTTGTTGCGCGAGGACGGCTCGCTGCTGGTGTTTGAGCGGGCGGAATCACGGGAAGCCCTCAATGCCTTGCAGCAGCGCATGCAACAGCAGCAAGTGCCGGTCACGTTCTGGTCCGGCGATGCCATACGCCAGGCTGCACCGCAGTTGAGCGACAACATTCAGGGCGGGCTGTTTTTCCCCGGCACCGGGCACTTTATTGATCCTTACCACGTGGTCTGCGAACTGGTGCGTGCGGCCAAGGCCAGCGGCGTGCAGTTTCTTAAACGCCACGTGCTGGATGGCCGCGTCGACGCACAAGGCGTTTCACTCACCACTGACCAGGGACCGCTGTCCGCGCGCCAGGTGCTGATCGCCTGCGGCGCCCACTCGGCCAAACTGACCGCCGCCCTGACCGGCAAAAAAGTCCCGCTGGACACGGAGCGCGGCTACCACCTGATGCTGCCCCATGAACACCATCGCCTGCCGTTTGCCGTCACTTCCCTGGAACGAAAATTCATCATGACCCCCATGACCGACGGCCTGCGCCTGGCCGGCACGGTGGAATTCGCCGGCCTCGATCGCCCGGCGAATATGCAGCGCGCCTGGCAGTTGCATCGGTTGAGCCAGGGGTTGTTTCGCGAGGACCTGAGTGCAGAAGGTGCAACTTCGTGGATGGGGTTCCGGCCGTCGTTGCCGGATTCATTGCCCGTGATTGATCGGGTGTGTGATGGGAAGGTGCTGCTTGCGTTTGGGCATCAGCATCTGGGGTTGACGCAGGCGGCGGTGACGGCGGAATGGGTTGGGGAGTTGGCATTACCAACGAATAAGCCGACGCCCATACAGTATCGACTGAGCCGATTTTAA
- a CDS encoding LuxR C-terminal-related transcriptional regulator: MKKQLSTATVSGWCWVGKLTPPLLLLTSLPRQPLLDAFHARIKGPLTLVVAPAGYGKTTLLMQWRQSLLSTARPAVIAWLSLDEADSDPNRFLSYLILTLDRAGLDLGHLVRLAHDQSLDAQPHRTITALLHAIARENRQVTLFLDDYHVAATPQLNVIVQALLEQAAPWMEWVVAVRIRPDWPLTQWKANGWVHEVSAHALMLTKAETAAILGPDIPPAELAHLHDKTEGWAVAVQLARLWRTNGDTSLNSLAAFSGRVTDIADYLTGQVVQRLSAVCQAFLRDMALLERFNAELADSVRERHDSAQLLRQLAHLDALLVPLDASRQWFRFHRLLQDFLKQSIDASAARDIHYAAAQWLAEEKDWIQAVAYALRARDTRLAVDLVVRAGSWKVVLFHGIRYAQSLLQQFDKQTLGAEPDLLLLQAYLHAKLGEHALAGQSLGLVQDRTRNDQRLAGDFHVVQTLACAYVDCFDLPQYDGIPSENLLAIGTLECVHALQALTEGQLPLALRIIRSAHIKMRLIACPRGENYCRVHEAQVLALAGDIPASAQMVENALVVAVNQFGNESSVRALVGCLKAQHLYWQGDWTEVMPWVRDGWTSLEHTDGWLDIAAGTAEVAWRTVLRTQGMQPALLELEHVSQLAIARNWRRLEQLVGAWRVDLLVQAGFLSQARQESLAAHLESAADNAQDWRNQEASMLALAKLQFATGASSAALNRLVQGARSLQHSGLQMPAWRLQVLTLTAFGKGHAIEHDATLASIPEQLLPGLLLEAGPCLLPALEACVDINGRLTAIITRLRGWRAHPVRSRMPFSAKETQILSLLVEGQTNKAIAQGMDISENTVKFHLKHIFSKLRVDNRTSAIAAALRLGVVGPPH, translated from the coding sequence GTGAAAAAACAACTATCGACTGCCACAGTGAGCGGTTGGTGCTGGGTTGGCAAACTGACACCGCCGTTGTTACTGCTGACATCCTTGCCTCGACAGCCGCTGCTTGATGCGTTCCATGCACGAATCAAAGGTCCATTGACTCTGGTGGTCGCACCCGCTGGGTACGGCAAGACGACGCTCCTCATGCAGTGGCGTCAATCCCTTTTATCAACTGCGAGGCCCGCCGTCATTGCCTGGCTTTCATTGGATGAGGCCGACAGTGACCCCAATCGCTTCCTGTCGTATCTAATCCTTACGCTGGACCGTGCAGGGCTTGATCTTGGACATTTGGTGCGGCTTGCTCACGACCAGTCACTGGATGCTCAACCGCACCGCACGATTACTGCCCTGCTCCACGCAATTGCCAGGGAAAATAGACAGGTCACGTTGTTTCTTGACGATTATCACGTGGCGGCTACCCCGCAACTCAACGTCATCGTACAGGCTCTGCTTGAACAGGCTGCCCCGTGGATGGAATGGGTGGTGGCTGTACGCATTCGCCCTGACTGGCCGCTGACGCAATGGAAGGCCAATGGTTGGGTGCACGAAGTCTCGGCACACGCCTTGATGCTTACGAAGGCAGAAACCGCAGCCATACTAGGGCCCGATATTCCGCCCGCCGAACTCGCTCACCTACATGATAAAACCGAAGGCTGGGCAGTAGCCGTGCAGCTGGCACGCCTGTGGCGGACCAACGGCGATACTTCGTTGAATAGCCTCGCTGCGTTCTCGGGACGCGTCACCGATATTGCTGATTACCTGACGGGACAAGTGGTGCAACGCTTATCCGCAGTGTGCCAGGCTTTTTTGCGCGACATGGCGCTTCTGGAGCGCTTCAACGCCGAGTTGGCCGATTCGGTACGTGAACGTCACGACAGCGCACAGTTACTGAGGCAACTGGCCCACCTCGATGCTCTATTGGTGCCGTTGGATGCCAGCCGTCAGTGGTTTCGCTTCCACCGGTTGCTGCAGGACTTTCTCAAACAGAGCATTGATGCAAGTGCCGCGCGGGACATTCACTATGCAGCAGCACAATGGTTGGCTGAAGAAAAGGACTGGATTCAGGCGGTCGCTTATGCGCTACGTGCCCGTGATACGCGACTGGCAGTGGATCTGGTCGTACGTGCCGGCAGCTGGAAAGTAGTGCTTTTCCACGGTATTCGTTACGCCCAAAGCCTGCTGCAGCAGTTTGACAAACAAACCCTGGGGGCCGAGCCGGATCTTCTATTGCTCCAAGCGTACTTGCACGCCAAGCTAGGCGAGCACGCGCTTGCAGGCCAATCACTCGGCCTCGTCCAAGACAGAACCCGCAATGATCAACGTCTGGCAGGCGACTTTCATGTGGTTCAGACCCTCGCTTGCGCCTATGTGGACTGCTTTGATCTACCTCAATACGACGGCATCCCAAGCGAAAACCTGCTGGCCATCGGCACACTTGAGTGTGTACATGCCTTGCAGGCATTGACCGAGGGCCAACTGCCGCTGGCCCTGCGGATCATTCGTTCGGCACACATCAAGATGCGTCTGATCGCCTGCCCGCGGGGTGAAAACTATTGCCGGGTTCATGAGGCACAGGTGCTGGCACTGGCGGGTGATATTCCGGCGTCAGCGCAGATGGTTGAAAATGCATTGGTCGTCGCCGTCAACCAGTTCGGCAACGAAAGCTCAGTACGGGCGCTGGTAGGTTGTCTCAAGGCACAGCACCTGTATTGGCAAGGTGACTGGACCGAGGTCATGCCTTGGGTGCGTGATGGCTGGACCTCTCTGGAACACACCGATGGTTGGCTGGACATCGCGGCAGGGACTGCTGAGGTGGCTTGGCGCACAGTGCTGCGAACCCAAGGCATGCAGCCGGCGCTGCTCGAGCTGGAGCATGTGTCACAGCTCGCCATTGCGCGAAATTGGCGAAGGCTGGAGCAATTGGTTGGAGCCTGGCGTGTGGATCTTCTGGTGCAAGCAGGATTTCTGTCTCAGGCCCGTCAAGAATCATTGGCTGCGCACCTGGAAAGTGCCGCGGACAACGCCCAGGACTGGCGCAACCAAGAAGCATCAATGCTGGCATTGGCCAAACTGCAGTTTGCAACAGGCGCTTCCAGTGCGGCGCTCAACCGACTCGTACAAGGAGCACGCAGCTTGCAGCACAGCGGCTTGCAAATGCCTGCGTGGCGCCTGCAGGTACTGACACTGACGGCGTTTGGCAAGGGGCATGCTATCGAGCACGACGCCACGCTTGCATCAATTCCTGAACAGCTATTACCAGGCCTGTTACTGGAGGCCGGGCCCTGTTTGCTGCCTGCATTGGAAGCCTGTGTCGATATCAATGGACGCCTGACCGCAATCATCACTCGGCTGCGCGGTTGGCGTGCCCATCCCGTTCGCTCACGCATGCCCTTTAGCGCAAAGGAGACGCAAATCCTGTCTCTGCTCGTCGAAGGTCAAACTAACAAAGCGATTGCCCAGGGTATGGATATTTCCGAAAACACCGTGAAATTCCACCTCAAACACATATTTTCCAAACTGCGCGTCGATAACCGGACATCAGCCATAGCGGCGGCTTTGCGACTTGGCGTAGTGGGTCCCCCGCATTAG
- a CDS encoding hydantoinase/oxoprolinase family protein produces the protein MDGKTVRVATDVGGTFTDLVYFENDPATGEQQIRTAKVDTTPPNFAQGVLNVIRKADVDLSTVDFLAHGTTVVINALTERRGVKTGLITTQGFRDVLEIARANRPDYFNLKWVKPAPFVPRYLRREVSGRLHTNGQEREPLDLSQISGILDAFRADGVEAIAICLLHAYANPVHEQAVLALIRELWPDVSVVASHQITREWREYERSSTTVLSAYVQPIAARYLDDLANGLREGGYKAPLYIMQSNCGVDSVQHARDIPITMVESGPASGFWAAAELGRMINEPNVLGLDIGGTTAKCALIRNGQVTIKTDYWIERNRTNAGYPIMVPVVDLVEIGNGGGSIAWVDDFDKLHVGPQSAGATPGPAAYGNGGTQITTTDANLMLGRINPDYFCGGNVKADLPAVSQGLNALSQRLQLSADEVARGIVRLANDNMVNALKLVSLSRGHDPRELTLMAFGGGGAMHAVALAQELGVKKVIVPRSASVFSAWGMTLSDLRRDLFINRFVETSDCNTLEQAQQFLEGLMHSAREQFVAESIPPQHVELHVHCKLRYQNQEHSVEVLLNPHERLNADWAVIEQRFHGAYEQHYTYRLEAPLEIIGFHLIAVAQIGKLQPQAQPISGRPVSEACKGMRLVDYAQEGIHEAFLYDYDLLEPQMTFSGPAIVEDAGTTVVVHPGNRVHVDRLGNLHIMING, from the coding sequence ATGGACGGCAAAACAGTGCGTGTAGCCACCGACGTCGGCGGTACTTTCACCGACCTTGTGTACTTCGAAAACGATCCCGCCACCGGTGAACAGCAGATTCGTACCGCCAAAGTCGACACCACTCCGCCGAACTTTGCGCAAGGTGTACTCAACGTTATCCGTAAAGCCGACGTCGACTTGAGCACCGTGGATTTCCTGGCCCACGGCACCACGGTGGTGATCAATGCGCTGACCGAGCGCCGGGGGGTCAAGACCGGATTGATCACCACCCAAGGCTTTCGAGATGTGCTGGAAATCGCCCGCGCCAATCGCCCGGATTACTTCAACCTCAAATGGGTCAAACCTGCGCCCTTTGTGCCGCGCTACTTGCGCCGCGAAGTATCCGGACGTCTGCACACCAACGGACAAGAGCGGGAACCTCTGGATCTCTCACAAATCAGCGGGATACTCGACGCTTTCCGCGCCGACGGCGTAGAAGCCATAGCAATCTGCCTGCTGCATGCCTACGCCAACCCCGTCCATGAACAAGCGGTTCTGGCGCTGATACGCGAGCTCTGGCCAGACGTCTCTGTAGTCGCTTCCCATCAGATCACCCGCGAATGGCGCGAGTATGAACGCTCAAGCACTACCGTGCTGTCAGCCTACGTTCAGCCCATTGCTGCACGCTACCTCGACGATCTGGCAAACGGTTTGCGCGAAGGCGGCTACAAAGCCCCGCTGTACATCATGCAGTCCAACTGTGGCGTCGACAGTGTGCAGCACGCCAGGGATATTCCGATCACCATGGTCGAATCCGGTCCAGCCAGTGGTTTCTGGGCGGCGGCCGAACTGGGACGAATGATCAACGAGCCTAACGTGTTAGGGCTGGATATTGGCGGAACAACGGCAAAATGCGCCTTGATCCGCAACGGGCAAGTGACGATCAAGACCGATTACTGGATTGAGCGCAACCGCACCAACGCTGGCTACCCGATAATGGTGCCCGTGGTCGACCTGGTGGAAATTGGCAATGGTGGTGGATCCATCGCCTGGGTCGACGATTTCGACAAGCTGCACGTCGGGCCTCAGTCTGCTGGCGCTACGCCAGGGCCCGCGGCCTACGGCAACGGTGGGACGCAAATTACTACGACCGACGCCAACTTGATGCTTGGGCGCATCAATCCGGATTACTTCTGCGGCGGCAACGTGAAGGCTGACCTGCCAGCGGTATCGCAGGGCCTGAACGCTCTAAGCCAGCGCCTGCAATTGTCGGCGGATGAGGTGGCGCGCGGCATCGTGCGGTTGGCCAACGACAATATGGTCAATGCGTTGAAGCTGGTTTCGCTGAGCCGTGGGCACGACCCACGAGAGCTGACGTTGATGGCGTTTGGTGGCGGTGGCGCTATGCACGCTGTGGCCTTGGCCCAGGAGCTAGGCGTCAAGAAGGTCATCGTGCCGCGCAGCGCTTCGGTGTTTTCCGCCTGGGGAATGACGCTCTCGGATTTGCGCCGTGACCTGTTTATCAATCGCTTTGTGGAAACCTCAGACTGCAACACGCTTGAGCAAGCGCAGCAGTTTCTCGAAGGACTGATGCACTCCGCCCGTGAGCAATTCGTCGCAGAATCAATTCCCCCGCAGCACGTCGAGCTCCACGTGCACTGCAAACTGCGTTACCAGAATCAGGAGCACTCCGTCGAGGTACTGCTCAACCCACACGAGCGTCTGAACGCAGATTGGGCAGTCATCGAGCAACGCTTTCATGGCGCTTACGAGCAGCACTACACCTACCGTCTGGAAGCCCCGCTGGAGATCATCGGTTTCCACCTGATTGCCGTCGCCCAGATCGGCAAGCTACAGCCGCAGGCACAACCCATCAGCGGTCGACCGGTAAGCGAAGCCTGTAAAGGAATGCGGTTGGTGGACTACGCCCAGGAGGGTATCCACGAAGCATTCCTCTACGACTACGACTTACTTGAGCCCCAAATGACCTTTTCGGGTCCGGCCATCGTTGAGGACGCCGGCACCACGGTGGTGGTGCACCCCGGAAACCGGGTGCACGTGGATCGCCTTGGCAACCTGCACATCATGATCAACGGCTGA
- a CDS encoding hydantoinase B/oxoprolinase family protein codes for MNTLDIFTRDIIQNSLQAIADEMFSAMRNAAMSPVIYEVLDMGTGITDAQGEIASSGAGIPAFVGVLDKAVKKILLHHPQTSDIEDGDVFISNDPHDGAVTHLNDVVLAMPVFANGQLVAWTANIAHWNDVGGRVPGSLSTDATDIFQEGLRLASVKLISKGQPIRSVLQILHANTRMPDFMEGDLWAGVAAVRNGAKRLRELNDKYGSALFLLAMKDFMDLGEKVSLKALATLPAGQFSLEEVQDDGSVFKVRIDIRDTELVIDLRENPDQCLGPTNLSRDGAVVAAQMAFKALTAPQGITNGGTFRPLRVLTRPGSLFDAQLPAAEGFYFENLIRVHDLILCCLAQQFPDRLPAGNFASVCATIIGGVHPETGRMFTLVEPEIGGWGADSSRDGNNAVYSGLHGETYNCPVEVCEARYGLYVEQLALNDEPGGHGQFRGGRGICIDYRILADGSFMTCGYTRSVIPPWGLEQGAEGTPNYVEVVSKDGERQRYSMASGITLNAGDLVKVRTGAGGGYGCARQRDPAAVRDDLKNGYVDAASAHSVYGLTI; via the coding sequence ATGAATACCCTCGACATCTTCACCCGCGACATCATCCAGAACTCACTCCAGGCGATTGCCGACGAGATGTTCAGCGCAATGCGTAACGCTGCGATGAGCCCGGTGATCTATGAAGTGCTGGACATGGGCACAGGCATCACCGACGCCCAAGGCGAGATCGCCAGTTCGGGTGCAGGCATTCCGGCATTTGTGGGCGTACTGGACAAGGCGGTAAAAAAAATCCTGCTGCATCATCCCCAGACCAGCGACATCGAGGATGGCGATGTTTTCATCAGCAACGACCCCCACGACGGCGCTGTTACCCATCTGAACGACGTAGTGCTGGCCATGCCCGTATTTGCCAACGGCCAGTTGGTCGCCTGGACCGCCAACATAGCCCATTGGAACGATGTCGGCGGCAGAGTACCCGGCTCGCTCTCCACAGACGCCACGGATATCTTTCAAGAAGGCCTGCGTCTGGCGTCGGTCAAGCTGATCAGCAAAGGGCAACCAATCCGCTCGGTATTACAGATTTTACACGCCAACACGCGCATGCCGGACTTTATGGAGGGTGACCTGTGGGCCGGCGTGGCCGCCGTGCGTAACGGTGCGAAGCGTTTGCGCGAATTGAACGACAAGTACGGCAGCGCACTGTTTTTGCTAGCGATGAAAGACTTCATGGACCTGGGCGAGAAGGTCTCGCTCAAGGCGCTGGCTACATTGCCTGCCGGCCAGTTCAGCCTAGAGGAAGTGCAAGACGATGGCAGCGTGTTCAAGGTGCGCATCGATATCCGCGACACCGAACTGGTGATTGATCTGCGCGAAAACCCCGACCAATGCCTTGGGCCGACCAACTTGAGCCGCGACGGTGCAGTGGTTGCGGCGCAGATGGCTTTCAAGGCACTCACCGCCCCCCAAGGTATTACCAATGGCGGCACCTTTCGCCCCCTCAGAGTGCTGACTCGACCCGGCTCATTGTTCGATGCCCAATTGCCGGCCGCTGAAGGCTTCTATTTCGAGAACCTGATTCGGGTTCATGACCTGATCCTGTGCTGCCTGGCACAGCAGTTCCCGGACCGTTTGCCTGCCGGCAATTTCGCCTCGGTGTGTGCCACGATCATTGGCGGCGTTCACCCGGAAACAGGGCGCATGTTCACTTTGGTTGAGCCGGAAATCGGCGGCTGGGGCGCCGATTCTAGTCGCGACGGCAACAATGCCGTGTATTCCGGACTGCATGGAGAAACCTACAACTGCCCTGTTGAAGTCTGTGAGGCGCGCTATGGGCTGTATGTCGAACAGCTTGCGCTGAATGACGAACCGGGTGGGCATGGCCAGTTCCGTGGCGGCCGTGGCATCTGTATCGACTATCGGATTCTCGCGGATGGCAGCTTCATGACCTGCGGCTATACCCGCTCGGTCATACCGCCTTGGGGACTGGAGCAAGGTGCAGAAGGAACACCCAATTACGTAGAAGTCGTCAGCAAGGATGGCGAGCGCCAGCGCTACAGCATGGCCAGCGGTATCACCTTGAATGCCGGTGATCTGGTCAAGGTGCGCACCGGTGCAGGCGGCGGTTATGGCTGCGCGCGCCAACGTGATCCAGCCGCAGTACGCGATGATCTGAAGAACGGTTATGTCGATGCCGCATCCGCACATTCAGTGTACGGCCTGACGATCTGA
- a CDS encoding aspartate/glutamate racemase family protein — MDSNFHIAPQDMPVTVRWLNPIGCPTFDEPIAHLLHSIKQPSTQVEVVSFDMPHSPTHLEYRAYEALTYERTVRIARDCAREGVDALVLGCFYDPALEDAREISGETLVVAPCQASLQVVEHLANRFSIIVGRTKWIEQMRARVQGYGAGDRLASLRPLGMGVDEFQLDHAVTRRKIIEQAHRAVEDDGAEAIILGCTIEFGFFEEVQREVGVPVIDPVVAAFKVAESMAGMKRRFGWRPSRVGSCEPPPEAEIQRFGLFQGPAPIGNRIKA; from the coding sequence ATGGACAGCAACTTCCACATCGCGCCGCAAGACATGCCAGTAACCGTGCGCTGGCTCAACCCTATTGGTTGCCCGACATTCGATGAGCCAATTGCTCACCTGTTGCACAGCATCAAACAGCCTTCCACCCAGGTGGAAGTGGTGTCTTTTGACATGCCCCACAGCCCTACTCACTTGGAATATCGCGCTTACGAGGCGCTCACCTACGAACGCACCGTGCGCATCGCCCGCGATTGCGCACGGGAGGGTGTGGACGCCTTGGTGCTTGGCTGTTTTTACGACCCGGCATTGGAAGATGCCCGAGAAATTTCCGGAGAAACGCTAGTGGTTGCGCCCTGTCAGGCGAGCTTGCAAGTGGTAGAACACCTGGCGAACCGTTTTTCGATCATTGTTGGCCGCACTAAGTGGATCGAACAGATGCGTGCCCGCGTGCAAGGCTACGGCGCGGGCGACCGGTTAGCGTCGTTGAGGCCGCTGGGCATGGGCGTAGATGAGTTCCAGCTAGATCACGCCGTGACCCGCCGCAAGATCATCGAACAGGCCCATCGCGCCGTTGAAGACGATGGCGCCGAGGCAATCATCCTGGGCTGCACCATCGAATTTGGTTTCTTCGAGGAGGTACAGCGTGAAGTTGGCGTGCCCGTGATAGACCCGGTGGTGGCGGCCTTTAAAGTGGCCGAATCCATGGCAGGCATGAAGCGCAGATTTGGTTGGCGACCGAGTCGGGTAGGCAGCTGCGAGCCCCCTCCAGAAGCTGAGATTCAACGATTTGGTCTGTTCCAGGGCCCTGCGCCCATTGGCAACCGTATAAAAGCCTGA
- a CDS encoding MFS transporter, with translation MSDRPSTFHPEQSIPGAGARSHNVGDVFKDVPLTRTHLQCCLVLFFVFAIEAWEMMIIVYTSPLIAAEFSLDALAVGHLISAMFIGMLVGALAWGKVAERIGRKRAIVWSLGSYGVISLASAFAPDYSTLYALRLLSGVAAVGMMVVTFAHFQELLPVRHRGALTVFLASGWPIGMLLALGATVWLLPYGWRAIIVLSSLGGLWAIAVARWVPESPYWLASMGRQADARATIDTLSQGKVQLPESCTLQVDRSVSGSQRELFSRALLKVSLLQITVNFTFSWGYWGLQTWLPTLLQQRGLSLPQSYGFIALSALCMIPGYVAASYLTGRFGRKKVIVAFISASVLAGYGFANAHTLEMLYVSNFALAFFSLGAWGVWGAWIGELYPTPLRTVGYGWAIFAQRVANVLAPSLIGALIALGSSFNLTTTIINAFLLVTVILVVFIPETEGKALS, from the coding sequence ATGAGTGATAGACCCTCCACGTTCCACCCGGAACAATCCATACCGGGGGCAGGTGCGCGCAGTCACAACGTAGGGGATGTCTTTAAGGACGTCCCCCTGACGCGCACGCACCTGCAATGCTGCCTGGTGTTGTTTTTTGTGTTTGCGATTGAAGCGTGGGAGATGATGATCATCGTCTACACCTCACCCTTGATTGCAGCCGAGTTTTCCCTGGATGCACTTGCCGTAGGCCACCTGATCAGCGCCATGTTCATCGGCATGCTGGTGGGGGCGCTGGCGTGGGGCAAAGTGGCCGAACGTATCGGCCGCAAGCGCGCGATTGTCTGGAGCCTGGGCAGCTATGGCGTGATCTCCCTGGCAAGCGCGTTTGCGCCTGACTATTCGACGCTGTACGCCCTCCGTTTGCTCTCCGGCGTCGCTGCAGTCGGAATGATGGTGGTGACGTTTGCTCACTTTCAGGAGCTGTTGCCTGTTCGCCACCGCGGTGCGTTGACGGTGTTTCTCGCTTCTGGCTGGCCGATCGGAATGCTACTCGCACTGGGCGCCACGGTGTGGCTGCTCCCTTACGGATGGCGGGCGATTATCGTGTTGAGTTCACTCGGTGGCTTATGGGCAATTGCGGTGGCACGCTGGGTGCCAGAATCACCGTATTGGCTTGCGTCGATGGGTAGACAAGCAGACGCCAGAGCGACAATTGATACGCTGAGTCAAGGCAAGGTGCAACTTCCGGAAAGTTGTACATTACAAGTGGATCGCAGCGTATCGGGCAGCCAACGAGAGTTGTTCAGCCGCGCACTGCTCAAAGTCAGCCTGCTGCAGATTACCGTCAACTTCACATTTTCCTGGGGGTATTGGGGCTTGCAGACCTGGTTGCCCACATTGCTCCAGCAGCGTGGGCTGAGCCTGCCTCAAAGCTACGGTTTTATTGCCCTGTCTGCACTGTGCATGATTCCAGGATATGTCGCCGCATCATATCTGACGGGACGTTTCGGGCGTAAAAAAGTCATCGTCGCCTTTATCAGCGCATCCGTGCTGGCAGGCTACGGCTTCGCCAATGCACACACCCTCGAAATGCTCTACGTGAGCAACTTTGCCCTGGCATTTTTCAGCCTGGGTGCTTGGGGCGTATGGGGAGCCTGGATCGGTGAGTTGTACCCCACACCACTGCGCACGGTCGGCTACGGCTGGGCTATTTTCGCGCAACGCGTGGCAAATGTGCTGGCTCCATCGCTGATCGGAGCGCTGATTGCCCTTGGATCATCGTTCAACCTGACGACCACTATCATCAATGCGTTTCTACTGGTCACGGTAATACTCGTCGTATTCATCCCCGAAACAGAGGGCAAAGCATTGAGCTAG